In Blastococcus saxobsidens DD2, the genomic stretch GGCCGACGCTCGGCGGCAGCGAACGGTGGCGGAAGACGTTCAGGACGCCGTGGGCCTCGAGCTCGCTCCTGCAGCCGTCGGCGATGAGATCGATGGCCTGCCGCAGGCCGCGCCGGCCGGCGACGTTCGGGCGCTCGGCCAGCGCCTCGCTGAGATTTTTTGCGGTGACCAGTCCGCGGTTGCTCAGGTCCAGGGCCAGCGGACGGCGTTCCGGGAGCGGCAGCAACGGCCACGAGTCGATGACGGTCCGAGGTAGTGCCGTGACCAGGAGACCGCGTCGCTGCACGCACTGCGTGGACGCAGGGTCGAAGCGCAGCCGGCGGTGTACGAGCAGCCCAGGCGCACCGGCTCTCTTGACGCTCTGGTCCACCGTCAGGTGCAGCGGCCGATCGAGCTCGCGCAGCCCCCACACGGCCAGCGCGGTCGTGTGGCTCAGCGCCGCGGCCGGCCCCGCGTGCAGGAGAGCCGCCCGCAGAGTGGTCACGTCGTCCTCGCCGCCGTCCCGCAGCCGGTACACCCTGGGAAAGACCCGGATGAGGTGACGCCGACCGACGTAGCTGTCGAGCACCTGCCGCGGCACCCGCTCGAGCAGTTGTCGACGCGTGGCCAGCCCGCCGTGGTCGCGCACTGCGTCGCCGATGACCTTCCGCCAGTCCATGCCGGCAGCCTCGGCGATCCGACCACCCGCTCGGGGCCGATGACGCGGTCTGTGGATAAGTCGCCGGCGGCCGTCCTATGAGCCCCGCGGGGGCATAGGAAGCTATGCCTATGGATTCGGCGCCCAAACCGTAGGCAAAGCCTCCTATGCCTGGGGGCGGGGAAGGGGACGGCGGGTCAGAGCCAGCCGTTGCGTTTGAAGCCGCGGTAGAGCAGCACGATGGCGGTGACGATGACCAGCAGCACCGCCGGATAGCCCCACTTCTCGTCCAGTTCCGGCATGTACTGGAAGTTCATCCCGTAAATGCCGGCGATGGCCGTGGGGACGGCGATGATGCCGGCGTACGCCGAGATCTTCCGCATGTCCTCGTTGTCGGCCATCTGCGTCCGGGCAAGGGACGCCTGCAGGATGGAGGTGAGCAGCTCGTCCATCCCCGCGACCTGGTCGCGCACGCGGATGGCGTGGTCGAGCACGTCGCGGAAGTAGGAGCGCATCGCCTCGGGGACGACGTCGACCGGCCGCTCGGCGAGCTGCTGCAGCGGCACCTCCAGCGGCGAGACCGCCCGCCGCAGCGACAGCAGCTCCCGCTTGAGCTGGTAGAGCCGGCCGACGTCGTCGGTGCGCTGGGGGCTGAAGACCGACGCCTCGAGCTCCTCGACGTCCTCCTCCACCGCCCTGGCGACCTCCACGAAGGAGTCGACGACCAGGTCGGCGACGGCGTAGAGCACTGCGGACGGGCCGAGGCAGAGCAGTTCCCGCTGCTCCTCCAGCCGCTGCCGCAGCCCCGAGAGCCCGCTGTGCTCGCCGTGCCGGACGGTGATCACGTACCGGGGCCCCAGGAAGACCATCACCTCGCCGGTGTCGATGACCTCGCTGGTCGCCGTCAGCTCCTCGTGCTCGACGTAGGTGGCGGTCTTCAGCACCATGAACAGGGCGTCGTCGTAGCGCTCGAGCTTGGGCCGCTGGTGGGCGTAGACCGCGTCCTCGACGGCGAGGGGGTGCAGGTCGTACTCCTCGGCGATCACCCCCACCTGGGCCTCGGTGGGGGCGTAGAGGCCCAGCCAGACGTAGCCGCCGCGTTCCTCCGCCACCCCGAGCGCGTCCTCCGGACGGACGGCCTCCTGCCGGCGCCCGTCGACGTAGACGGCGCAGTCGATGACGGCGCCGGCCTCCGGTCGCCCCGCGGGTGTCCGCGGTGGCCGGCCGGCGGGCCGTGGCCGCAGCGTCGGCGGCTCGCCGGGTGCCAGTGGGAGCGGCGCGGCGGGTCTGGTGTCCCCGGTGCTCATCGCGGTCGCCTCTCCTTCGCGGTCGGTCGGTAGGACGCCGGTTGCAGCGTAGGGCTGCCCGGCGGACCCACCCGTCCCCCTCGATGGGGTGAGTGCACCCGACCGGGCGTCCAGGGATCCCCTCCACGCGCCGACCTCACCGGAGACAGCGCCCACCGGTCAGGGAGAGAGCCTCGTGGCGAGCACCGTCCTCGACGTCCGCGACACCGGCGCGCCGGCACGCGTCCGCACGTCCCGCCGGGTGCCGGTCGCCGCGCTGGCGGCGGGGTCGCTCGCCGTCCTCGAGGCCGTCGGCCTGCTCGCCACCGGACTCGCCCAGGTCGACGTCGTCCTGGCGTCCCCGATTCGCCCGGCCGGGTTGCTGATCGTGCTCGGCCTGGGCGTCCTGGCCGGCTGGATCGTGCTGTGCGGCGGTGGCGGTGCGGCGCTCATCGACGGCTCGGGCCGCCGGCTGGTGGTGATCACCTCGTCGGTCGAGCTCTTCGTCGTGTCGACGCTCGGCGTCCTCGCGGTCATGCTCCCGCTGCCGACCTGGCTGACCGGTGGCCTGCCGCTGCCCCTGCTCTTCGCGCTCGCCGTCGCGCTGCCGATCGGCAAGCTGCTCCTGTCCGACACCCCGTCCGCCCGGGAGTGGGTGCTGCAGGGGCCGCGCGTGCGCGCACGGCGGCCCGACCCGGTGGCCCACCACCGGGTGCTGTGCACTCTCACCCTGGGCGTGATCGCCCTGGGCCTGGGCGCGGTGGCCGTCGTGGGACCGTCCGACGCGGGCCTCGGCAGCCCGGCATCGAGCGTCGTCCACCAGCCCTGAGCCGGCTGTCGGTCGCCCGCCCGGGCGACCGGCTCGACCGCGCCACCATGACCCGCTCGGCGCCTCCGCCGCTCCGCTCCTCGGTCGCTGGCGCTCCCTGCGATGCTCACGACTCCGTCGCCTTCACTAGAGTCGGGCCGTGAGTGATCGGCACATCCTGACCGCAGTCGCCTGGCCCTATGCGAACGGGCCGAGGCACATCGGCCACGTCTCCGGGTTCGGCGTCCCCTCCGACGTCTTCAGCCGGTACCACCGCATGGCCGGGGACAAGGTCCTCATGGTCAGCGGCACCGACGAGCACGGCACCCCGATCACCGTCGCCGCCGACGCCGAGGGCATCGCGCCCCGGGAGATCGCCGACCGGAACAACCGGATCATCGTGGGGGACCTGCA encodes the following:
- the corA gene encoding magnesium/cobalt transporter CorA; the encoded protein is MSTGDTRPAAPLPLAPGEPPTLRPRPAGRPPRTPAGRPEAGAVIDCAVYVDGRRQEAVRPEDALGVAEERGGYVWLGLYAPTEAQVGVIAEEYDLHPLAVEDAVYAHQRPKLERYDDALFMVLKTATYVEHEELTATSEVIDTGEVMVFLGPRYVITVRHGEHSGLSGLRQRLEEQRELLCLGPSAVLYAVADLVVDSFVEVARAVEEDVEELEASVFSPQRTDDVGRLYQLKRELLSLRRAVSPLEVPLQQLAERPVDVVPEAMRSYFRDVLDHAIRVRDQVAGMDELLTSILQASLARTQMADNEDMRKISAYAGIIAVPTAIAGIYGMNFQYMPELDEKWGYPAVLLVIVTAIVLLYRGFKRNGWL
- a CDS encoding DUF559 domain-containing protein — protein: MDWRKVIGDAVRDHGGLATRRQLLERVPRQVLDSYVGRRHLIRVFPRVYRLRDGGEDDVTTLRAALLHAGPAAALSHTTALAVWGLRELDRPLHLTVDQSVKRAGAPGLLVHRRLRFDPASTQCVQRRGLLVTALPRTVIDSWPLLPLPERRPLALDLSNRGLVTAKNLSEALAERPNVAGRRGLRQAIDLIADGCRSELEAHGVLNVFRHRSLPPSVGQYQVQLPTHRIRLDRAWPEVKLAVELDGAQHHTAPSDRRKDLARDRELAALGWIVLRFTYADVLRDPEGVRATVLEVYRARLEQLRVG